The Candidatus Poribacteria bacterium nucleotide sequence TTCTCAAAGGAATCCAGAAGCTGCTTGAACTTCGCCAGATTCGGGTCATCCTTGTCCTTATCCTCCTCATCCTGCTTGATCTTGAAGAGGACATCCTGGCCGTTGGCCTTGACGAAATCCTTGAGCTCCTGGCTTTCCCGGATCTTACGCCATATCTTGGCCTCCGTGATGCTCATGTAAGGCACTTCGATATCCGGTTCGATGCCGTGCTTGTGGATATCCACGCCGTTTGGCGTATAGTAGTGGGCGACGGTGAGTTTGACGGCCACCTCTTTGCCCGGAATGACGTTTCGGATGGGGAAGATCTTCTGGACGGAGGCTTTGCCGAAGGTCTTCGTCCCCATCAATATCCCTCTCCTGTTGTCCTTGATGGCCCCGGCGACGATCTCCGCGCCGCTCGCGCTGCCGCGATCTATCAGGACGACCAGCGGGAATCGTTTGTGCGTTTTCCCCGGTTGAACCCGGAAATCCCGGCGCGATTTGGGATCTCTCCCCTGAGTGTAGACGATCAACGACCCTTCGGGCAGGAAGTCGCTCGCCACATCGACGGCTGACGAGAGCAGCCCCCCGGGGTTGCCCCGTAGATCCAGGATCACCCCCTTCACCTTCGGGTTGGACTCGAACTCGGAGAGGGCCTTATCGACCTCCGAATCGGTAGGTTCCATGAAGTTGGTTATGCGGATATAGCCTATATCGCCGTTTATGACCTGATACCTGACGGTCTTGATCTGGATGATATCCCTGGTGATGGTGAAGGTGATCGGCTCGCTCTCGCCCTCGCGGATCACCTTGAAGGTGACCTTCGTCCCCGGATCGCCCCTCAGCATCTGCACGGCGTCATCCACCGACATCCCCGCCGTGGATTTGCCCTCGATCTCGATGATGTGATCTCCTGGCTGAACCCCCGCCTTATACGCCGGGGTGCCCTCTATGGGAGCTATTATGGTCAGCTTGTTGTCCCTCATCCCGATATACATCCCGAGCCCGCCGAAAGAGCCTTTTGTATCCACCTGAAGGTTCTTATACTGCTTGGGCTCCAGGAACTGGCTGTATGGATCGAGCTCGGCGAGCATGCCCTTTATGGCGCCGTAGATGAGTTTCTCCGAGTTGGGCTGCTCGACATAGCTGGATCTGATGCGCGAGAAGGCTTCGGATATCAGATAAAATCCCCTGAATACCTCCTCTTCCTCCTTCTCCTTCTCGGTCATCTGCCGGGTTGGAGGCTGTGCCTTTCCGGGCTGCTGGCCGTAGGAGAAAACGGCCGAGAGAAGCAGAAGGGTCAACCATACCGGTATCGTCGATCTCACCTTTCTCATCTCATCCATCTCCTTATGTCCATCGGTATTAACCCCCGTCTTATCTCAAAATACAAAGCGGGGCCGACAAGCGACCCCGTATCGCCGACCTTGCCTATGACCTGTCCCCTCCTGACCCTTTCGCCCTCGCTCACCGCTATATCGGAGAGATGCGCGTAGAGGGATCTGTATCCGTGACCGTGATTTATTATGACCATCAATCCGAGGCCGAGGCCGTCGAACCATCTGGCATATTCGACCACCCCGTCGTAGATGCTTATGACCTCAGCGCCCTGAGGCGCCTTGATCGTGACCCCCTTCAGCTCTTTCGTCGGATTGGGGATGATATCGCCCGAGACGGGCCACGGAAGTCTGCCCAGATCCTTCAGACTTAGCTGAACCAGATCGGTCATGGGCCTCTCGCCCCTTGAGAGCCCCTCTATGAGCGAGTCGAGCCGTTTGATGTTCTCCTCAAGCTGGGCGATCGTGTTCTCATAGATCTGTCTCTCCGCCCTGTATCTCTCGAGCAACCTCCTCCTCTCCGATCGGGCGCGAGCGATCTCCCTCCTCTTTCGCTCGACCGTGGATTTCGCCCTTTCGAGCTTTTCCTTTTCCCTCTTGAGCTCCTCCCTCTGACGTCGA carries:
- a CDS encoding S41 family peptidase — its product is MRKVRSTIPVWLTLLLLSAVFSYGQQPGKAQPPTRQMTEKEKEEEEVFRGFYLISEAFSRIRSSYVEQPNSEKLIYGAIKGMLAELDPYSQFLEPKQYKNLQVDTKGSFGGLGMYIGMRDNKLTIIAPIEGTPAYKAGVQPGDHIIEIEGKSTAGMSVDDAVQMLRGDPGTKVTFKVIREGESEPITFTITRDIIQIKTVRYQVINGDIGYIRITNFMEPTDSEVDKALSEFESNPKVKGVILDLRGNPGGLLSSAVDVASDFLPEGSLIVYTQGRDPKSRRDFRVQPGKTHKRFPLVVLIDRGSASGAEIVAGAIKDNRRGILMGTKTFGKASVQKIFPIRNVIPGKEVAVKLTVAHYYTPNGVDIHKHGIEPDIEVPYMSITEAKIWRKIRESQELKDFVKANGQDVLFKIKQDEEDKDKDDPNLAKFKQLLDSFEKKGLVLRTELIKAAIARETLDEKDDYEFDPQVQEAIKYLEAFEAFKKVAEMSGK
- a CDS encoding peptidoglycan DD-metalloendopeptidase family protein, with the translated sequence MSAGLSWILILISLYLMQIPHDGLDRLRNERKQKLLQKERVERRLSETAEREKSILGDLERLDRSLRRMEGDLAFYRRKVSRTERRIKELTENIARLSREERAMRAKAAERLRAMYKFGYNGLDRGYISLLLASNSTSELLSRAKYISTIAKADREMLMRLKSRIEQLRRQREELKREKEKLERAKSTVERKRREIARARSERRRLLERYRAERQIYENTIAQLEENIKRLDSLIEGLSRGERPMTDLVQLSLKDLGRLPWPVSGDIIPNPTKELKGVTIKAPQGAEVISIYDGVVEYARWFDGLGLGLMVIINHGHGYRSLYAHLSDIAVSEGERVRRGQVIGKVGDTGSLVGPALYFEIRRGLIPMDIRRWMR